The Alkalibacter saccharofermentans DSM 14828 genome includes a window with the following:
- the rlmD gene encoding 23S rRNA (uracil(1939)-C(5))-methyltransferase RlmD, whose product MNKGSYKKNQIVNLNIEDLTSTGEGIGKIDGYAVFVDGCLPGDYIKARLKTIKKTYAIGELEMFHKSSKERVEPPCLYFDECGGCQIQNLNYTKQLELKKKIVLDAMTRIGGFDESDIRIFETIGMEEPYGYRNKAQYKVSVSKKIGFYKKRSHHIIPLEKCLIQKDDGAETLKVLNAVITKFGLSVYDENTGKGVLKGIVERISGLNGEIMIILVINADNLENDKKIAEFIMQNIPDVKSIYININKGRSNRVMGYENKLVYGKEKLTDAIGNVAFEISPLSFFQINSEMTKVIYDKVAEYSALKGTETVFDLYCGMGTIGLFLAKAAKEVYGIEIIRDAIEDAQINSKLNKVDNALFIQGKAEEKIYELLDEGKRAEVYVLDPPRKGCDEKLLEVIKKTLPAKIVYVSCNPSTLARDLKILSGEYKIEKVQPIDNFPHSMHVETVTLLVRK is encoded by the coding sequence ATGAATAAAGGGAGCTACAAGAAAAACCAGATAGTAAATTTAAATATCGAAGACTTGACTTCAACAGGTGAAGGAATAGGGAAAATTGACGGTTATGCTGTATTTGTTGATGGGTGTCTCCCGGGAGATTATATAAAAGCGAGACTTAAAACAATAAAGAAGACTTACGCAATCGGAGAGTTGGAAATGTTTCATAAATCAAGCAAAGAGCGAGTAGAACCGCCTTGCTTGTACTTTGATGAATGCGGAGGATGCCAGATTCAAAACTTAAATTATACAAAACAATTAGAGCTGAAGAAAAAAATCGTATTAGATGCAATGACTAGGATAGGAGGATTCGATGAGAGTGATATTAGGATTTTTGAAACCATCGGCATGGAAGAGCCTTACGGTTATAGGAACAAGGCGCAATATAAAGTATCTGTCTCGAAAAAAATAGGGTTTTACAAAAAAAGATCACATCACATTATTCCGCTGGAAAAATGTCTGATACAGAAGGACGACGGAGCAGAGACACTAAAAGTTTTAAACGCAGTTATTACTAAATTTGGCTTATCTGTTTATGATGAAAATACCGGTAAAGGAGTATTAAAAGGAATAGTTGAAAGGATTTCGGGTTTGAACGGCGAAATCATGATAATTCTCGTCATTAACGCCGACAATCTGGAGAATGACAAGAAAATTGCAGAATTTATTATGCAAAATATTCCCGACGTAAAAAGCATCTATATAAACATAAACAAGGGTCGAAGCAACCGGGTGATGGGATACGAAAATAAATTAGTTTATGGAAAAGAAAAATTAACTGATGCAATAGGAAATGTAGCGTTTGAGATATCCCCGCTTTCTTTTTTTCAGATAAACTCTGAAATGACCAAGGTGATATATGACAAGGTGGCTGAATATTCTGCATTAAAAGGAACTGAAACTGTATTTGACCTCTATTGCGGCATGGGCACGATAGGTCTTTTTCTGGCAAAGGCCGCCAAGGAAGTCTATGGAATAGAAATTATCAGGGATGCAATTGAGGATGCCCAAATAAATTCCAAACTAAACAAAGTTGATAATGCCCTGTTCATTCAAGGAAAAGCAGAAGAAAAAATATATGAGCTTTTGGATGAGGGAAAAAGAGCAGAAGTATACGTTTTGGATCCACCACGAAAAGGTTGTGACGAAAAGCTTCTAGAGGTGATAAAAAAGACCCTGCCGGCTAAAATAGTGTATGTCTCATGCAATCCATCCACATTGGCTAGGGACCTTAAGATCCTTTCTGGTGAATACAAGATTGAAAAGGTGCAGCCCATAGATAATTTTCCCCACAGTATGCATGTTGAAACAGTCACACTGCTTGTACGGAAGTGA
- a CDS encoding 4Fe-4S binding protein gives MPKVLKADGMNKCIGCFTCMLACAGVNHQNHSIAKSAIKVKTKGGLQSKFKAIVCLACDGDPACYQACPTGALEKRKGGGVLLKKDKCIGCKKCVTSCIVGAVNFDEDKKLPIICKHCGVCTRFCPHDCLRMEEKENVL, from the coding sequence ATGCCCAAGGTATTAAAAGCAGATGGCATGAACAAATGTATCGGATGTTTTACCTGTATGTTGGCCTGCGCCGGTGTAAACCATCAAAATCATTCAATAGCAAAGAGCGCGATCAAGGTCAAAACCAAAGGAGGTCTTCAAAGCAAGTTCAAAGCTATAGTGTGTCTTGCATGTGACGGCGACCCTGCATGTTATCAGGCATGTCCCACGGGCGCTTTGGAAAAGCGCAAAGGCGGAGGCGTGCTTCTAAAAAAAGACAAATGTATCGGATGTAAGAAATGTGTTACCAGTTGCATTGTAGGCGCCGTCAATTTTGACGAGGACAAAAAACTGCCTATTATTTGCAAGCATTGCGGAGTATGTACAAGATTCTGTCCTCACGACTGTTTGAGAATGGAGGAAAAAGAAAATGTTTTATGA